Genomic DNA from candidate division WOR-3 bacterium:
ATTTTCCAAGAGTTGATATTGAGACTGCTTTTAAATGGTTTAAAAAAGAAATAAAATTGAGGGGTAAAAATGTTTCTGATTTATTATTAATGTCAATAGTAAAAGAAAGGGTGGGAGAACTTACAAAGCTTAATAATTTAGTTAATCTTGTAGAACTTGGTGCAAATGTTGAAGAATTTTTGAAAAAAGAAGAAAAGGAGCTAAGGAATTACGATTCTCAAGCAGTAATTAATATTGTCATTTCACTTATCAGAAAGGGTGTAATTCCCCATGAATATATTTGGAAAGTTTATGAACCTTTGCTTTATAATAGAAGAGTTAACTATGACTTTGAACTGGAAATGAAACAAATTTTAAGGAGGATTTATGAAAAAAGAAATAAATATTGAAGAAATAAAAAAACTTGAAATAAAGAGAAGGGAATTTCTTGAGAAGATGCGAAAATTGAAGGAGAAGGAAAAGGAAACAAAACCCCATATATTCAAAAAGGTTTTTGGAGAATATGAAGAAAAATTAAAAAAAATTGAGGAGGAACTGGAAAAAAGAAAAGATGCTATAAAAGAATACTTAGAATCACTATATACAACAAGAAAGGAAGTGGAAAAAGTCAAATTGAAAATCGAGGATGAAATTGAAGAAATTAAACTCAGATATTCCATAGGCGAATATGATGAGGGAAAATATAAGTCCTTGATGGATGAGAAAAATTCGGAATTAAAAAGGATTAAAGAAAAATTTATAGCAGTTGAAAAAGAAATTAATGAAATTGCTTCTCTACTTAAAAAAGAAGAAAAACCTAAAGAGAAAGTTGAGGAAGAAATTGAGGTGGAGGCGGAAACGGAAGAAATTACAGAACTTGAAGAAGCTCTTGAAAATGAATTAAAAGTTGCTGAGAAGACAGAAACTGATGTAGAAGAGGAATTAATGGAAATAGAAGAAATTCTTGAGGAAGTTGAGGCTGAAAAATCTGAGGAAAAAGAAGCTTATGAGGTAAGTGTTAATGAAAAATTGCTTGAAGATCTCGGTAAGGAAAGTAAAACTGAGGAAAGGGGGGAAGTTATATGTAAAAAGTGTGGTTATAAGAATTCTCCTGATTCCTGGTTTTGTGAAAATTGCGGAGCCGAGCTTATAATTGAACTTGAATAAAAAATTTAAAGGATGAGAATATATTATTTTTTAATAACTTTTATTTTTATTTCCTGTTACTTTTCAAGAGAGAAAGAAGATCCTCTCTTTTTATACATGTTATATTCAAGTAAGGTGGAAAAGGGAGAATATAAAGAGGCACGGAAACTTATTGAAAGGCTTTTAAAGATAAAGAAAGAAAGAGAATATTTTAGGGATTACATTTTTTTACTTTACAATATAAAGGATTATAATAAACTAAAAAAAGTTTTCTTTGAATTTGAAAAAAATTTTGAGCTTGATTCTACCCTTACCTATCCTTTTCTTTCAGCCTGTATTTTTACAAGAGATTTCAAAAATTTTGAAAAATATCAAAAGAAATTCAGAGAGAAGTTTAATAAGGATAAAGATCTTTTATATTTAATTTCTGTGTTATATCAAGCTGTAGGTGATTTTGATAAGGCAATATCCCTTTTAGATGAACTTATTAAAAATGATTCTTTAAACAGTAAAAAATATCTAATTGATAAGGCAAGAGTTTTATCAATGAAAAGAGATTATAAGTCTGCATTATCTATAATAAATAAATTGGAAGAAAGTGAAATTTTTCCTGAACTTTTGATTGAAAAGGCAATCTGTTTGGAAGGTTTGAATGATTATAGAGAAGCTTTGAAAATTTATAGAAAATTACTTTTAAGTAAAAAAATAGCAAGTCAGAATTTATTGAAAAAGGTTTTGAATTTATCAATTTTTTTAGGCAATTATGAACTGGCTGATACTCTCCTAAAGGGGAAAATAGATAGTTTTTTCTATGATGTTGATTTTATTCATCAGTATGGATTTATAAAATATATGAAAAATGAATTTAAGGAAGCTATGAAGTATTTTTCAATTGCCTTGAGTTTAAATAATAGGGATGATTTAGCCCATTATTATCTTTCAAGAATATTTTACAGAGAAAAGTTAATGGACAAGGCTTTTTATCATATAAAAAAGGCAATAGAAATAAATCCTAAAAATTATGAGTATTATATTTATTACTCATTTCTTTTAATAAGTGAAAGAAAATTAAAAGAAGCAGAAGATTTGCTTAAAGAAATACCTGATAAGAATAATGCTTCTTACTTTTATTTAACTGGATTTCTTGAAAAACAGAAGAGAAATTATAAAAGGGCTTTATTTTTTTATGAAAAATCATTAAAACTTGATTCTCTTGATGCAAAAAAGTGGTTTGAAGCAGGTGCTCTTTATGAGGAAATAAACGATATAAAAAAAGCTGAAAAAGCCTTCAGAAAATCTGTTAAACTTGATAGCACTCTTTCAGAATCTTACAATTACTGGGGTTATATGTTAGCAGAAAGGGGTTTAAAGCTTGATACAGCAAAGATACTTGTTGAGAAAGCATTAGAGTTTGAACCTGATAACGGTTACTATCTTGATTCAATGGGTTGGGTTTATTATATGATGGGGAAGTATGATTCTGCTTTTGTTTATTTAAAAAGAGCAGTGGAATTTGTTCCTGATGATCCTGTTATTGTTGAACATCTTGGAGATGTTTATTTAAAACTAAATCAAATTGATAAGGCTATAAATTACTGGCAGGAGGCTTTAAAACTTGAACCACTTAATAAAAATCTCAAAAAAAAGATTGAAAAATATAAAAACTCAGGTATTTGAAGCTTTTAGTCGGTATTACCGGTAATATATCATCAGGTAAAAGCACTTTCTGTGAACTTTTAAAGGAAAAGGGCGTTTTTATTATTGATGCAGATAAAATTGGTCATAAAATAATTGAAGAAAAAAAAGAAAAAATAAAGAAAATTTTTGGTGATTATTTGGGAAGAAGAGAAATTGCAGAAATAATTTTTAAGGATGAGGAAAAAAAGAGAGAGTATGAAAGGTGGATTCATAGGGAGATTATGAGAGAAGTGAAAAAAATAATAAATGAAGGGAAGGAAGGGTATTATTTTGTTGAAGGTGCTCTTATCTTTGAAGCAGGTGTTGATAAATTTATGGATTTTGTTATATTTTTAAAGGCAAGGGAAGAGGTTTTAATTGAAAGGGCAAAGAAAAAGGGGATTAGTGAAGATATGATAAGAAAAATTATAGAATCTCAAAATAAGTTAAAGGATAAAGAAGAAAGAGCAAATTTTGTTATTGAAAATGAAAATGATATTTTTGAACTTAAAAAAAAGGCAGAGGAAATTTTTATCAAAATTAAAAATTTTACTCCGAAATTTTTATGTGACTCAACCTGTTTAAGGGAATCAAGATGGTTAAGACTATTGGGCTTTGATACAGTTAATGCAAAATTTTTAAAAGATTTTAAAAAGGGTATATTTGAAGAAAAAAGGTTTTTGCTTACAAGAAAAAAAGGAGGGTATCTTTTTCCTGAATGGAAAATTTTTAAAGTTCCAGAAGGAAAATTTAATATAAGAATGAAAAGGATAATAGATTTTTTTGGTTTAAAGGATAAAATTTCTATTTTTTCAAGATGTCCTTTGTGCAATAATCCTATCGAGGAAATAGAAAAAAGTAAAGTAAAAAACAGGGTTCCATACTATACTTATAAGACCCAGGAAAAATTTTATATATGTTCTAACTGTGAAAAAATATACTGGAAGGGTTCACATTATTTTTATTTTGAAAATCATATAAAAGATCTGATTAAATGAAAAAAATTTTGGTTTTTTTAATTTTATTTTCCTGTGCTAAAAGAGAATACATTAAAGGGGAAGTTAAAAAATATTATATTCAAAAGAAAAAAAAAGTTAAATCTTATGAACCTTTTTTAAGAATATTACTTTATGAGAATGAGAATCCCCTTTATATTTCAGGGACAGGTATTTATTATGCTGTAGATTCTCAAGGTAAAAGATATAAATTTTTTGCAGATAATATTTTAAAAATTGAGAAAAAATCAGAGGAGCCTCTTTTATACCTTGATGGTAAAAAAACAAATCTTTCTCTTCCTCTTGTTTTTTATACAGATGAAAATTATTTTTTAAAAATTCAAGGAAAAAGGTATAGAGGGAAAATAGAAATTGACGAGTATTTAAGGGTTATAAACCTTGTTAAAGTGGAAGATTATCTAAGATCAGTTGTTCCTCTTGAAATAGGTAGTCCCTTTCTTTCAAATTTTGAAGCACTAAAAGCTCAGGCTGTTTGTGCAAGAAGTTATGCTATGAGAAAATATTTAGAAAAGAAGGAGAGTTTTTTTCATCTTTACGCAGATATAAAGGATCAGGTATATGGTGGTAAAGATAAGGAAAATGAAATAACAGATCTTGCAATTCAGATGACAAGGGGTGAAGTTCTTATGTATGAAAATGAAGTTGCTTTAACTTTATTTCACTCTACCTGTGGGGGCACTACTTCTTATTATGATGAAGCTTTCCCAAATGAAAGTTTTATTCCCTATTTAAAATCAGTAAGATGTAACTTTCAGGGTAAGGATTTATGCTCTAATTCTCCTTATTACAGGTGGAAGAAAGAGTTTTCTATTAGTGATTTTATGGAAAACCTCGCAGGGAATATTTCAAATCTTTTAGGGATTTCTCTTTCAGGAAGAGATATTATTGATTTCAGTATTTCAGATAGATCTTCTACAGGAAGAGTAAGGGAAGTTAAGGTAAAAACCAAAAAAGGCACTTTTACCTTTAAAGGCTATGATATAAGGAAATTGTTGAAAAAGGATGGTTTTTTACCTTCAAATTTTTTCTTTTTAAAAAATCAGGGTAATAGAGTTATAATAATAGGTAGAGGTTTTGGACATGGAGTTGGATTGTGTCAATACGGTGCTTTATCACTTGCTAAAAAAGGAGTAGGTTATGACCGTATTCTCAAATTTTATTATCAGGGTACAAAAATTCAAAAGATTTATTAAAGAAAATAAAAAGGATTCTTTTTTAATAGGTCTTTCTTTTTTATTTTTATTTTTATCTTTGTTTACTTCAAAGATAAACTTAGCGCTTTCAAATATTATTTCAATCATAATTCTTTTCCTGCTGTCTCTTCTTATTTTTTTAATATTCTCACCTTTTTCTTTTGGAATTAAAAGAATTACTTTTAAATTTTTTTTGTTTTCCCTTTTTAATTTTTTTTCCTTCTTATACGCTTTTTATTTTTCTTATTTTTCCTTTTTGTTTATTCTCTTATTTTTTGATTCTCCCTATTCTATTTTGTTTTTCTCCTTGTTTCCATCTTATATAATTTTTAATTACTCTCCGAATTTACTTCTTATTTTTCCCTTGTATGTTCTTTTAATATTCTTTTTATCATTTTTTGAAAAAAGAAAAAGCAAGGAATTGTATGAAGAAATTGATAAAATCTCTTCAAAGCTAAGGCTTTTTGAAATTGAAAAGGTTCCAAAAGAGAAAGTTATAAAAGAATTAAAATTTCCTCTGTATCCTGAAAAGCCTGCTCCTCTTTTCAAGTTTGCTTTAAATCATCTAAAGGAAGTATATAAGGATATTATTTTTCCGAATTCCTTAGCTTTTTTATTTTATGACTCTGCAGCTCAAGGATTCAGGATTGAAGCTTCTTTTTCAAGAAAAAAATTTTTTAAAAACAAGGGAGTTATTCCCCTTTATTCACCTTTAATAAAACTTGCAACTCAGAGAAATGAAAGGGTGTATTTTCCAGAGTTTACAGGTTCTGGTTATGATACCTTATTTTATGAATCAGATATAAAACTTGGTTCTGTTTGTATTGTCCCTGTTTTTTCAGAGGGTGATCTTTATGGATTTATTTATGCTGATAAGGAGGAAATAAGAGGGTTTTCAGAGAAAGACCTTGATTTTCTTGATTATCTTTCAAAGGAGATAAGTCTCTTTTTGAAATTTTTTATTTCCCTAAAGGATGAACATTTACTTGCAACAAGGTTTAGAGCTCTATTTGAGCTTGCTAAGGATACAGCTGGAAAGCTCCGTTTAAAGGAAGTAGCAGAAAAGATTATTCATGTTGCTGAAATTTTGAAAAATAGTGATATTATATGTCTTTTTGAAAAAAAATCAGAAGAAATAAGATGTATAGCAATAAACGAGGAGAAGGAATGGATAAAGGTTGGTTCAAAATTTGTTCATTCGGAGGATTCAATAATTTCCCTTTTATTTAAAAGTGGGTTCCCTGTTTATACAGGAAGGATAAAGAGTTCTGTTCCCGTGATTGGTAAAATTAATCCTGATATAAAGTCTATTCTTGCTTTTCCTATAAGGGTTGAGGGTAAGTTGAATTTTGCTCTTTCGCTTTTTTCAAAGTATCCTGATTATTATGATGATAAGGATAAGGAAATTTTTGAATTTTTAGTTCAGCAGGCTCAGATTTCACTTGAAAAGGCAATTTTATTTGAGAAAACTCTTGAACTTGCCATAAGAGATTCCTTAACAGGTCTCTTTAATCACAGAATTTTTCAGGAAAAAGTATCAGAATATGTTAAAAGAAATCTACCTTTTACTTTAATTCTTATTGATGTTGATCATTTTAAGAAAATAAATGATACCTATGGACACCCCTTTGGAGATAAAGTTCTTGTTAAAATTGCAGAAATTTTAAAGGAGGAATCTGAAAGGATAGGATTGGCAGCAAGGTATGGTGGAGAGGAATTTGCTTTAATTATTGAGGGTTCAAAAGAATATGCCCAATACAGGGCTGAAGAAATAAGAAGAAAGATAGAAAAGGAAGAGTTTTATACTGATGATGGTGAAAGAGTATATGTTACAATAAGTATTGGTCTTGCTTCTTTTCCACTTGATGCAAAGGAAAGGACTTCATTAGTTGAAAGGGCGGATAGAGCTCTATATATAGCAAAGAGAAGCGGGAGGAATAGAGTAATATCTTGGGCACAAGAAGAGATGGGACTATTTTAGATTTTTTTTATAAAATCTTCTAAAAAATGAGTATCAAAATTTCCTTCAATAAATTCTCTACTTTCAATTATTTTTTTGTGCAGGGGAATGGTAGTTTTAATTCCATCAATTATTGTTTCCTCAAGTGCCCTTTTTAGTCTTCTTATTGCATATTCTCTTTTCCTTTCATGTACTATAAGTTTTACAATCAAAGAGTCATAATAGGGCTTAACTTCATAACCTGCATATATAAAAGAATCCACTCTTACTCCGGGTCCACCAGGGAGATGAAGAGTTTTTATTTTACCAGGTGAAGGCATAAATCCCCTTTCAGGATCTTCTGCATTAATTCTTACTTCAATTGCGTGTCCCCTCATTTCTATAGTTTTTTCATCAAAATTAAGATTTCCATTTTCTTCAAGTAAAATCTGCTCTTTTATTAAGTCAATACCTGTTATGAATTCTGTTACCGGATGCTCTACCTGTATCCTTGTATTCATTTCAATGAAATATAAATTTTTATCACTATCCATAAGAAATTCAAGGGTTCCTGCTGATTTATAATTTATTGCTTTTGCTCCCTTTTTAGCATAGTCCATCAATCTTTTTCTTAATTTTTCATCAATTGAAGGGGAGGGTGCCTCTTCAAGAATTTTTTGATGTTTCCTTTGTATAGTGCATTCTCTTTCAAAAAGCGTTAAAATTTTTCCCTTTCCATCACCAAGAACCTGAACTTCAATGTGTTTCGGTTTTTCTATAAATTTTTCTATGTACAATCTTTTATCACCAAAAGCAGCTTGAGCCTCAGCCTGAGCGGTTTTAAAACTTATTTCAAAATCTCTTTCGTTTCTAACAATTCTCATTCCCTTTCCTCCTCCCCCTGCTGCAGCTTTTAAAATTAGAGGGTAACCTATTTCTCTTGCTATTTCTATTCCTTCATCAATATTTTCAATAACACCTTCTGAACCGGGAATTACAGGGACACCTGCTTCTTTCATTATTTTCCTTGCTATTGCTTTATCTCCCATTTTAGATATGTGTTCTGGTTCAGGACCTATAAATATAAAACCAGAAGATTTAACTATTTCTGCAAATTCAGCATTTTCTGCTAAAAATCCGTAGCCAGGGTGAATTGCATCACAACCTGTGATTTCTGCTGCTGAAATTATTCTTGGAATATTTAAATAACTTTCAGAAGATGGGGGAGGACCAATACAAACCGATTGATCTGCAAGGAAAACATGCAGTGAATCTTTATCTGCTTCTGAATAAACAGCAACTGATTCTATACCAAGTTCTTTACAGGCATAAATTATTCTAACTGCAATTTCACCTCTATTTGCTATTAAAATTCTTTTTATTTTCATTCCTCAATTATCAATTTTATATAATCCTTACTTTCAGATGTTTCAAGAACAAGTATATAAAAACCTGGTTTTAATTTTTTACCCTTTTCATTTATTAAATCAATCTTTTCCTTATATCTTCCAAGGGGTAAAGTAAAATAACTCTTTTCGAAAACTTTTTTACCTGATGGGGTAAATATTTTAATAGAAAGAGGTGTTAAAGCTTCATTCACTATGTATTCAATTTTAATTTCCTTTCCTTTTACAGGGTTGGGATATAGAGAAATTATTCTTGATTTTTCACCTTCTTTTGATGGAACCTTTATTTTTTCAAAATTAAGAGCTGAGAGGGCATTAGGAACACCATAACCGTAAATATTATCAGGATTAAGATATTTTGAAGAAGTTTTAATAATTGCCTCGTATAGTTTTTTGGCTGACCAGTCAGGATGAGCTGATAGGATTGATGCGGCAAAACCTGACATTAAAGCTGTTGAAACAGATGTTCCCTGTGATTCAGAGTAAGAATAAATTGAATCACCTTGAGATGTGATTTCTAAAAAAGGAGCAATACTTTTAAAGGGAGAAACAATATCAGGTTTAATTCTTCCATCAGCACTTGGTCCATAAGCAGAACCTCTCCATATTTTCCCATCAATTTTTATTCCTCCTACTGTTATAACTGAATCAGCATCACCTGGAGCAACAATTGTTGTATCAGCTTTTGTTGTATCAGAATGTGAAACATTTCCAGCTGCTGTAAAAACAAGTATTCCCTTTGAAAGAGCTTTTGAAGCTGCTCTTGAAGATATTGCAGTTTTACCGTCCATATCCTTTTTTGAATAAAAGTCAATATATCCAAGGGAAGAGGAAACAATTTTTGCACCAAATCTCTTTGAAAGTTCAAGGGCTTCTACCCAAAAATCTTCTTCAATTATGTTTTCAAAATTACCCCCTTCAAGGGTGTTGGTTCTTTCTGTTTTAAAAAGTAAAAAATCTGCGCCAGGTGCTGTTCCTATAAGTTTACCAGGTGCAAAACCACTTATTATTCCAAGCATCCTTGTTCCATGATATATTCCTGAAAGTGGGTCAGTAAAATCTGTTAAGGGGTCAATATTTACATTTTTATCACCTCTTCTCCTATAAATAAGGAAATTTTCATAACTATTTATATCGTCAACAAAATATTCAAAGGTTGAATCAATGGCACCTTGTGAATAAAAATAAATTATTCCATTTTTTGAATAATAGATTCTATTCTGATGATAAATGGGAGACTTTATGAAAAAACCTGTATCAATTATTTTTCTTTCAATCAAATTTACATTTCCAACAAACTTCAATTCATAGAGTGTATCTGTGATGTTACCTGATATAAGAATAATTTTTAATGTATCATTTTTTACAAAAAGTGAAGCAGAATGTCCCCTTGAGATTAATGTATCTTTAATAACATTATAAAGGGTATCTAAAAACATTATTCCTATTAGAGGATTTTCGAGTCCTTTTTCATATAAAACTAAAAGAGTATCATTTATTTTATTAATAGAAAAATTAAGTATTTCTTTGTTTCTTGAAAAAATTATGTTTCCATTTAGATCAGTAATATTTATTGAATGAGAATCAGTGTATATAACATTTATCTTATTTTTTAAATTGAAAATTTCAAGTTCATAAATAAATGGATTCTGTAAAATAATTTTTGTTGAATCTTCCCTTAACAATTTATTTAAAAATTTTATGTAAATTGCATCGTAATTTTGAAAGGATAATTTACTTACAAGATATATTTTACCATTTAAATAAAGTGATGAAGGTAAAAGATTTATAGTGTCAGGACTTAAAAGTT
This window encodes:
- a CDS encoding zinc ribbon domain-containing protein; translated protein: MKKEINIEEIKKLEIKRREFLEKMRKLKEKEKETKPHIFKKVFGEYEEKLKKIEEELEKRKDAIKEYLESLYTTRKEVEKVKLKIEDEIEEIKLRYSIGEYDEGKYKSLMDEKNSELKRIKEKFIAVEKEINEIASLLKKEEKPKEKVEEEIEVEAETEEITELEEALENELKVAEKTETDVEEELMEIEEILEEVEAEKSEEKEAYEVSVNEKLLEDLGKESKTEERGEVICKKCGYKNSPDSWFCENCGAELIIELE
- a CDS encoding tetratricopeptide repeat protein — its product is MRIYYFLITFIFISCYFSREKEDPLFLYMLYSSKVEKGEYKEARKLIERLLKIKKEREYFRDYIFLLYNIKDYNKLKKVFFEFEKNFELDSTLTYPFLSACIFTRDFKNFEKYQKKFREKFNKDKDLLYLISVLYQAVGDFDKAISLLDELIKNDSLNSKKYLIDKARVLSMKRDYKSALSIINKLEESEIFPELLIEKAICLEGLNDYREALKIYRKLLLSKKIASQNLLKKVLNLSIFLGNYELADTLLKGKIDSFFYDVDFIHQYGFIKYMKNEFKEAMKYFSIALSLNNRDDLAHYYLSRIFYREKLMDKAFYHIKKAIEINPKNYEYYIYYSFLLISERKLKEAEDLLKEIPDKNNASYFYLTGFLEKQKRNYKRALFFYEKSLKLDSLDAKKWFEAGALYEEINDIKKAEKAFRKSVKLDSTLSESYNYWGYMLAERGLKLDTAKILVEKALEFEPDNGYYLDSMGWVYYMMGKYDSAFVYLKRAVEFVPDDPVIVEHLGDVYLKLNQIDKAINYWQEALKLEPLNKNLKKKIEKYKNSGI
- the coaE gene encoding dephospho-CoA kinase (Dephospho-CoA kinase (CoaE) performs the final step in coenzyme A biosynthesis.), encoding MKLLVGITGNISSGKSTFCELLKEKGVFIIDADKIGHKIIEEKKEKIKKIFGDYLGRREIAEIIFKDEEKKREYERWIHREIMREVKKIINEGKEGYYFVEGALIFEAGVDKFMDFVIFLKAREEVLIERAKKKGISEDMIRKIIESQNKLKDKEERANFVIENENDIFELKKKAEEIFIKIKNFTPKFLCDSTCLRESRWLRLLGFDTVNAKFLKDFKKGIFEEKRFLLTRKKGGYLFPEWKIFKVPEGKFNIRMKRIIDFFGLKDKISIFSRCPLCNNPIEEIEKSKVKNRVPYYTYKTQEKFYICSNCEKIYWKGSHYFYFENHIKDLIK
- a CDS encoding SpoIID/LytB domain-containing protein, whose amino-acid sequence is MKKILVFLILFSCAKREYIKGEVKKYYIQKKKKVKSYEPFLRILLYENENPLYISGTGIYYAVDSQGKRYKFFADNILKIEKKSEEPLLYLDGKKTNLSLPLVFYTDENYFLKIQGKRYRGKIEIDEYLRVINLVKVEDYLRSVVPLEIGSPFLSNFEALKAQAVCARSYAMRKYLEKKESFFHLYADIKDQVYGGKDKENEITDLAIQMTRGEVLMYENEVALTLFHSTCGGTTSYYDEAFPNESFIPYLKSVRCNFQGKDLCSNSPYYRWKKEFSISDFMENLAGNISNLLGISLSGRDIIDFSISDRSSTGRVREVKVKTKKGTFTFKGYDIRKLLKKDGFLPSNFFFLKNQGNRVIIIGRGFGHGVGLCQYGALSLAKKGVGYDRILKFYYQGTKIQKIY
- a CDS encoding diguanylate cyclase, whose amino-acid sequence is MFILLFFDSPYSILFFSLFPSYIIFNYSPNLLLIFPLYVLLIFFLSFFEKRKSKELYEEIDKISSKLRLFEIEKVPKEKVIKELKFPLYPEKPAPLFKFALNHLKEVYKDIIFPNSLAFLFYDSAAQGFRIEASFSRKKFFKNKGVIPLYSPLIKLATQRNERVYFPEFTGSGYDTLFYESDIKLGSVCIVPVFSEGDLYGFIYADKEEIRGFSEKDLDFLDYLSKEISLFLKFFISLKDEHLLATRFRALFELAKDTAGKLRLKEVAEKIIHVAEILKNSDIICLFEKKSEEIRCIAINEEKEWIKVGSKFVHSEDSIISLLFKSGFPVYTGRIKSSVPVIGKINPDIKSILAFPIRVEGKLNFALSLFSKYPDYYDDKDKEIFEFLVQQAQISLEKAILFEKTLELAIRDSLTGLFNHRIFQEKVSEYVKRNLPFTLILIDVDHFKKINDTYGHPFGDKVLVKIAEILKEESERIGLAARYGGEEFALIIEGSKEYAQYRAEEIRRKIEKEEFYTDDGERVYVTISIGLASFPLDAKERTSLVERADRALYIAKRSGRNRVISWAQEEMGLF
- the accC gene encoding acetyl-CoA carboxylase biotin carboxylase subunit, producing the protein MKIKRILIANRGEIAVRIIYACKELGIESVAVYSEADKDSLHVFLADQSVCIGPPPSSESYLNIPRIISAAEITGCDAIHPGYGFLAENAEFAEIVKSSGFIFIGPEPEHISKMGDKAIARKIMKEAGVPVIPGSEGVIENIDEGIEIAREIGYPLILKAAAGGGGKGMRIVRNERDFEISFKTAQAEAQAAFGDKRLYIEKFIEKPKHIEVQVLGDGKGKILTLFERECTIQRKHQKILEEAPSPSIDEKLRKRLMDYAKKGAKAINYKSAGTLEFLMDSDKNLYFIEMNTRIQVEHPVTEFITGIDLIKEQILLEENGNLNFDEKTIEMRGHAIEVRINAEDPERGFMPSPGKIKTLHLPGGPGVRVDSFIYAGYEVKPYYDSLIVKLIVHERKREYAIRRLKRALEETIIDGIKTTIPLHKKIIESREFIEGNFDTHFLEDFIKKI
- a CDS encoding S8 family peptidase — protein: MIFLLIFFLNQNIRESLESKGYLNLWINSKSLSRITSLLENQGFRLRAISRWENYISGYFPKYLIKSKKLLNLIKDHKIVLKGKKFTEIKPMSFSPSDYGDSYEALNFLKIPEVHKKGFIGQNVTISLFDTGFDLNHPALLHIREGKRVKFSYDFNSGDSLFLLYNSQRYRIPHIRAIGYIGKTTLTGNPDTVYIFYNFLNERDNIKNKWKIYGSLFTNGFFIPSNEPKLLSPDTINLLPSSLYLNGKIYLVSKLSFQNYDAIYIKFLNKLLREDSTKIILQNPFIYELEIFNLKNKINVIYTDSHSINITDLNGNIIFSRNKEILNFSINKINDTLLVLYEKGLENPLIGIMFLDTLYNVIKDTLISRGHSASLFVKNDTLKIILISGNITDTLYELKFVGNVNLIERKIIDTGFFIKSPIYHQNRIYYSKNGIIYFYSQGAIDSTFEYFVDDINSYENFLIYRRRGDKNVNIDPLTDFTDPLSGIYHGTRMLGIISGFAPGKLIGTAPGADFLLFKTERTNTLEGGNFENIIEEDFWVEALELSKRFGAKIVSSSLGYIDFYSKKDMDGKTAISSRAASKALSKGILVFTAAGNVSHSDTTKADTTIVAPGDADSVITVGGIKIDGKIWRGSAYGPSADGRIKPDIVSPFKSIAPFLEITSQGDSIYSYSESQGTSVSTALMSGFAASILSAHPDWSAKKLYEAIIKTSSKYLNPDNIYGYGVPNALSALNFEKIKVPSKEGEKSRIISLYPNPVKGKEIKIEYIVNEALTPLSIKIFTPSGKKVFEKSYFTLPLGRYKEKIDLINEKGKKLKPGFYILVLETSESKDYIKLIIEE